The Actinomycetota bacterium genome contains the following window.
ACACGACTGAGAACGGCCGCCCGCGAGCGTCACATCTCGGTGCCCCGCGGCGTGCGAGTGCTACCATGCGTGCCCGGCGCTCTCGACGCAGAAAGGACCGCCGTGGCCTCCGCCCCCGTGCGCGGCGTGCTGTTCGACCTCGACGGCACGCTCCTCGACCTCGACCTCCATGCCTTCCTGAGGCGCTATTTCGGGGCGCTCCAGGAGGTGCTCGCCGAGCTCGCTGGCCCCGACGGCGCCCGCAGAGCGATGGACGCGGTGCTCGATGCGACCGAGGCCATGGCCGTGCCTCACGACGGCCTCACGAACCGGTCCGTGTTCGAACGCCGCTTCGACGAGATGACCGGCCTGGACATCGCCGCCGCCGCGCCGCTCCTCGACACGTTCTACGAGGACATCTTCCCCGGGCTGCGCGGAGAGTGCGGCCCGGCCCCCGGCGGCAGGGAGGCGATGCAGGCCGCGCTCGGCCTGGGCCTGCGCGTCGCGGTCGCGACGAACCCGATCTTCCCGCGCCGCGCGATCGAGCACCGCATGCGCTGGGCCGGCATCGGCGACCTCGCGCCGCACGTTGTGACCAGCTACGAGACGTCCACGGCGTGCAAACCGCACGGCGCGTACTTCCGC
Protein-coding sequences here:
- a CDS encoding HAD family hydrolase is translated as MRTAARERHISVPRGVRVLPCVPGALDAERTAVASAPVRGVLFDLDGTLLDLDLHAFLRRYFGALQEVLAELAGPDGARRAMDAVLDATEAMAVPHDGLTNRSVFERRFDEMTGLDIAAAAPLLDTFYEDIFPGLRGECGPAPGGREAMQAALGLGLRVAVATNPIFPRRAIEHRMRWAGIGDLAPHVVTSYETSTACKPHGAYFREVAAALGVAPHECVMVGDDAILDMAAADVGMRTFYVGSGTAEADYAGNLDAFADLLPRLVGD